Proteins from a genomic interval of Acidobacteriota bacterium:
- the folP gene encoding dihydropteroate synthase — MPQLSSRKTFTLAAGDWTLGLGERTLVMGILNVTPDSFSDRGAHFEIEAAVRRAWQIAEEGADILDIGGESTRPGSQGVDTEEELRRVIPVLEALARGPGYPIPVSVDTSKARVAREALQCGAAVINDITALDNDPAIAEEVAARGAALVLMHMRGKPSNMQALPPSPDILGEIDRWAREAVARAEAGGVSSDKVILDPGIGFGKTATQNIEIIVNLPRLAAAGFPVLVGTSRKSFIGSIVKKTAEERVPGTCATVAASILYGAHIVRVHDVAAARDVADVTDAIARAAGRTPEAG, encoded by the coding sequence ATGCCCCAACTCTCTTCCCGAAAGACCTTCACCCTCGCGGCCGGAGACTGGACCCTCGGGCTGGGGGAGCGGACCCTGGTCATGGGTATCCTCAACGTCACCCCCGATTCCTTCTCGGACCGGGGAGCGCATTTCGAGATCGAGGCCGCCGTCCGGAGGGCGTGGCAGATCGCCGAGGAGGGGGCGGACATCCTCGACATCGGCGGGGAGTCCACCCGCCCCGGGTCCCAGGGGGTCGACACGGAGGAGGAGCTCCGGAGGGTGATCCCCGTGCTCGAGGCCCTGGCCCGGGGGCCCGGGTACCCCATCCCGGTCTCCGTGGACACCTCCAAGGCGCGCGTAGCGCGCGAGGCGCTCCAGTGCGGCGCCGCCGTCATCAACGACATCACCGCGCTCGACAACGACCCCGCCATCGCGGAGGAAGTCGCCGCGCGGGGGGCCGCCCTGGTCCTGATGCACATGCGGGGGAAACCCTCCAACATGCAGGCGCTTCCGCCAAGCCCCGATATTCTCGGGGAGATCGACCGCTGGGCCCGGGAAGCGGTTGCGCGGGCCGAAGCCGGTGGTGTATCCTCAGACAAGGTGATCCTGGATCCCGGGATAGGGTTCGGGAAAACGGCGACCCAGAACATCGAGATCATAGTGAATCTCCCCCGGCTTGCGGCCGCGGGATTTCCCGTCCTCGTCGGAACGTCGCGAAAATCGTTCATCGGTTCCATCGTAAAAAAAACCGCGGAAGAACGGGTCCCGGGAACCTGTGCGACGGTGGCGGCCTCCATCCTTTACGGGGCGCACATCGTGCGCGTGCATGACGTCGCCGCCGCCCGGGATGTCGCCGATGTCACCGACGCGATCGCGAGGGCCGCGGGGCGGACGCCGGAAGCAGGCTGA
- a CDS encoding TIGR00159 family protein: MDFIPGFFQSTPVSVRDLVDVALVAYILYRFLLLMKGTRGVQMTFGIVVLLGFYWVIRFYNLTAVEWLLSNILTYIVFAIIVLYQSEIRRALAGIGKTSIWGRNRDRGGSGFDEIVQASTNLASRRIGALIIIEREIGLRNYVESGITLDAVITYDLLVTIFNPNTPLHDGAVIVQKNRILAAGCFLPLTLDPHLSNELGTRHRAAIGITEETDAVAVVVSEETGTISLAIGGNITRNYDGPGLRAALSAAVEGKTEGRGSDPGPKPRREAP, from the coding sequence ATGGATTTCATACCGGGATTTTTCCAGTCTACGCCGGTTTCGGTGCGGGATCTCGTGGATGTCGCACTGGTCGCCTATATCCTCTACCGGTTCCTCCTGCTCATGAAGGGGACCCGGGGCGTACAGATGACGTTCGGCATCGTCGTCCTGCTCGGCTTCTACTGGGTCATCCGGTTCTACAACCTGACGGCGGTGGAATGGCTGCTTTCGAACATCCTCACCTATATCGTCTTCGCCATCATCGTGCTCTACCAGAGTGAAATCCGGAGGGCCCTGGCCGGCATCGGGAAGACCTCAATCTGGGGGCGCAACCGGGACCGGGGCGGAAGCGGGTTCGACGAGATCGTCCAGGCCTCGACCAACCTGGCGTCCCGCCGTATCGGCGCCCTGATCATCATCGAGCGTGAAATCGGCCTCAGGAACTACGTCGAGAGCGGCATCACCCTGGACGCCGTCATCACCTACGACCTGCTGGTCACCATCTTCAATCCCAACACCCCCCTGCATGACGGCGCCGTCATCGTGCAGAAGAACCGGATCCTGGCGGCCGGGTGCTTCCTGCCGCTCACCCTGGACCCGCACCTCAGCAACGAACTGGGAACGAGGCACCGGGCGGCCATCGGCATCACCGAGGAAACCGACGCCGTCGCCGTGGTCGTGTCCGAGGAGACGGGGACGATTTCGCTCGCCATCGGGGGGAACATCACCCGCAACTACGACGGCCCGGGACTGCGCGCCGCGCTCTCCGCCGCCGTCGAGGGGAAAACGGAAGGCCGAGGCTCCGATCCGGGCCCGAAGCCGCGCCGGGAAGCACCATGA
- the rfaE2 gene encoding D-glycero-beta-D-manno-heptose 1-phosphate adenylyltransferase — translation MISHKLKTLEELVRLRAELGKSGRTLVFTNGCFDLLHVGHVRMLHRARSLGDVLVVAINSDRSVREIKGPARPVMPEAERAEILSALEPVDFVVVFDEATPEAVIDLLVPDVLAKGADWSSDSIVGRERVEGSGGRVCRIPLAEGVSTTDIIQRVLERFG, via the coding sequence ATGATCTCTCATAAGTTGAAGACTCTCGAGGAACTGGTCCGGCTCCGGGCCGAACTGGGAAAATCGGGCCGGACCCTGGTCTTCACCAACGGCTGCTTCGATCTCCTGCACGTGGGACACGTGCGCATGCTCCATCGGGCCCGCTCCCTCGGGGACGTGCTGGTCGTGGCGATCAACAGCGATCGTTCGGTCCGGGAGATCAAGGGCCCGGCGCGGCCCGTCATGCCCGAGGCGGAACGGGCCGAGATCCTCTCCGCGCTCGAGCCGGTCGATTTTGTGGTCGTTTTCGACGAAGCCACCCCGGAGGCCGTCATCGACCTCCTGGTCCCGGACGTGCTGGCCAAGGGAGCCGACTGGAGTTCCGACTCGATCGTCGGGCGGGAACGGGTCGAGGGCTCCGGGGGGCGCGTCTGCCGCATCCCGCTGGCCGAGGGGGTCTCCACCACGGACATCATTCAAAGAGTTCTCGAGCGTTTCGGATAG
- the mfd gene encoding transcription-repair coupling factor codes for MIPLKRILETALQSGAFERLEGALGRGEGSATVSGAAGGAKALVLAGAALRGRRPLAVITSSGAEAQTLAEELRFFLDLLAPAPPEVVHLPELEVDPYRGLSPHPEIAAARARALWRLLQDTPAVLVASAKAAAVRMHSPERFLAGCLSLAEGEELSPELVCAHLREAGYLEDDPVTDPGEFSLRGGILDLFPPNLDRPVRLEFFGDQIDSMRLFDPDSQRSTARAGALQVVPMREYCPGPGRLRRWAEEAPALWRAPFLPHLEEELALARHGEPFPAFEFLLPAVDPLQHTLFDYVRGSRLALVEPEAVRHALERHHAALYERFVDRTEAQKPVLAPERLSVAVDDFFAGLESFDRLELEELGVAGPEASRIYVSSQPTRRYHGNIRELIADIGKFRAAGETLAFVLSNLGRAERLHDILKEYDIPARLCRPGGEEPEAPGGGVLVGTGALHAGCFLPASNLRLLAGQDVFDEADIGLGPKKIKSARRSLFISDFRDLKPGDYVVHVDHGIGMFQGLQSIGLQEGAKEFVLLTYQNDARLYVPVERLDLIQKYSSMGGTRPTLDRLGGTSWARTKTRIKKSMRDMAEELLELYAQRQTVSGYAFAPDTAWQREFEDAFEFELTRDQADALEAVKTDMEAPRPMDRLLCGDVGYGKTEVAMRAAFKAVMDGKQVAVLAPTTVLAFQHYNTLVGRFTAFPVRIQLLSRFRSPREQKQILEDLETGQVDLVVGTHRLLSRDVKFKDLGLVIVDEEQRFGVTHKERLKRLKTRVDVLTLTATPIPRTLNMALLGMRDMSTIETPPKNRLAIQTSVLKYSPDVVRSAIEMELARNGQVYYLHNRVETIHSAAAKVQQLIPEARIGVAHGQMNEQELERIMLRFVRNELDVLVATTIIENGLDIPRANTLIVDRADLYGLSQLYQLRGRVGRSDRRAYAYLLIPSDEALSEVARKRLSAIREFSDLGTGFRVAALDLEIRGAGNLLGGEQHGHIETVGFDLYCQLLERAVEELRGEKPEEEIAATINLNLDIRIPETYIADSGQRLRMYKRVSSADGTEELDGLRQEMRDRFGQYPEPVENLFRYARLRQEILALQIPSVEKNRDQVFFRFADHSRVDAQKLLAIVMSNRRATFSPQGLLTLDVPRLPPAQVFDRIHEILEEIRL; via the coding sequence GTGATTCCTCTGAAGCGGATACTGGAAACGGCGCTGCAAAGCGGAGCGTTCGAGCGGCTGGAGGGGGCGCTCGGCCGGGGCGAGGGCTCCGCCACCGTCTCGGGAGCGGCCGGAGGGGCGAAAGCGCTGGTCCTCGCCGGGGCGGCGCTTCGCGGGCGGCGCCCGCTCGCCGTCATCACCTCCTCCGGAGCCGAGGCGCAGACCCTCGCCGAGGAGCTCCGCTTCTTCCTCGACCTGCTCGCCCCCGCGCCGCCCGAGGTCGTCCATCTTCCCGAACTCGAAGTCGATCCCTACCGGGGGCTCTCCCCCCACCCCGAGATCGCCGCCGCCCGCGCCCGGGCGCTCTGGCGCCTGCTCCAGGACACCCCCGCGGTCCTGGTCGCCTCGGCAAAGGCTGCGGCGGTCCGCATGCATTCGCCCGAGCGCTTCCTCGCCGGCTGCCTGTCGCTCGCCGAGGGGGAGGAACTCTCCCCGGAACTCGTGTGCGCCCATCTCAGGGAAGCCGGGTACCTGGAAGACGATCCCGTGACCGATCCGGGGGAATTCTCCCTCAGGGGGGGGATCCTGGACCTCTTCCCGCCGAACCTGGATCGGCCGGTCCGACTGGAGTTCTTCGGGGACCAGATCGATTCCATGCGCCTGTTCGACCCCGATTCGCAGCGGTCCACCGCCAGGGCCGGGGCGCTCCAGGTCGTCCCGATGAGGGAGTACTGCCCGGGGCCCGGGCGGCTCAGGCGCTGGGCGGAAGAAGCCCCCGCCCTCTGGAGAGCCCCCTTTCTGCCCCACCTCGAGGAGGAGCTGGCGCTGGCGCGCCACGGGGAGCCTTTCCCCGCCTTCGAGTTTCTCCTGCCGGCCGTGGATCCGCTCCAGCACACCCTTTTCGACTACGTCCGCGGATCCCGCCTCGCCCTGGTCGAGCCCGAGGCGGTGCGCCACGCGCTCGAGCGGCATCACGCCGCCCTGTACGAGCGTTTCGTGGACCGGACGGAGGCACAGAAGCCCGTGCTCGCCCCTGAGCGGCTCTCCGTCGCGGTCGACGATTTCTTCGCCGGGCTCGAGAGCTTCGACCGGCTCGAACTGGAGGAGCTCGGCGTCGCGGGACCCGAAGCCTCCCGGATCTACGTCTCATCCCAGCCGACACGCAGATATCACGGCAACATCCGGGAGCTGATCGCCGATATCGGGAAATTCCGCGCCGCGGGGGAAACCCTCGCCTTCGTGCTCTCGAACCTCGGGCGCGCGGAGCGCCTCCACGACATCCTGAAGGAATACGATATCCCCGCCCGCCTCTGCCGCCCCGGCGGGGAGGAGCCGGAGGCTCCCGGGGGCGGCGTCCTCGTCGGCACGGGCGCCCTGCACGCGGGTTGCTTCCTGCCGGCGTCGAACCTTCGCCTGCTGGCCGGCCAGGACGTTTTCGACGAGGCCGACATCGGGCTGGGGCCCAAAAAAATCAAGTCCGCCCGACGCAGCCTCTTCATTTCCGATTTCCGCGACCTGAAGCCGGGGGATTACGTCGTCCACGTGGATCACGGTATCGGCATGTTCCAGGGGCTGCAGTCGATCGGGCTCCAGGAGGGGGCCAAGGAATTCGTCCTGCTGACCTACCAGAACGACGCCCGGCTCTACGTCCCGGTCGAGCGGCTCGACCTGATCCAGAAATACAGCAGCATGGGGGGCACACGCCCGACCCTCGACCGGCTGGGGGGCACCAGCTGGGCGAGGACCAAGACCCGCATCAAGAAATCGATGCGGGACATGGCGGAAGAGCTCCTCGAGCTCTACGCCCAGCGCCAGACGGTCTCCGGCTATGCCTTCGCCCCCGATACCGCCTGGCAGCGGGAGTTCGAGGACGCCTTCGAGTTCGAGCTGACCCGGGACCAGGCGGACGCCCTGGAGGCGGTGAAAACCGACATGGAGGCGCCGCGGCCGATGGACCGGCTGCTCTGCGGCGATGTCGGCTACGGCAAGACGGAGGTCGCCATGCGGGCGGCCTTCAAGGCCGTCATGGACGGGAAGCAGGTGGCCGTGCTCGCCCCCACGACCGTGCTGGCCTTCCAGCATTACAATACGCTGGTCGGGCGCTTCACCGCCTTCCCCGTGCGCATCCAGCTCCTGTCGCGCTTCCGCAGCCCCCGCGAGCAGAAGCAGATCCTCGAGGACCTGGAAACGGGCCAGGTCGACCTGGTCGTGGGAACGCACCGGCTCCTGTCCAGGGACGTGAAGTTCAAGGACCTGGGACTCGTCATCGTGGACGAGGAACAGCGCTTCGGCGTCACCCACAAGGAACGCCTGAAACGGCTGAAGACGCGGGTGGACGTGCTGACGCTCACGGCCACCCCTATCCCCAGGACGCTCAACATGGCGCTGCTGGGGATGCGGGACATGTCCACGATCGAGACCCCGCCCAAGAACCGGCTCGCCATCCAGACCTCGGTCCTCAAGTACAGCCCCGACGTCGTCCGCTCCGCCATCGAGATGGAGCTGGCCCGCAACGGCCAGGTGTACTACCTGCACAACCGGGTGGAGACCATCCACTCCGCGGCGGCGAAGGTACAGCAGCTCATCCCCGAGGCCAGGATAGGAGTGGCCCACGGCCAGATGAACGAACAGGAACTGGAGCGCATCATGCTCCGGTTCGTCCGCAACGAGCTGGACGTCCTGGTCGCCACAACCATCATCGAGAACGGGCTGGACATCCCGCGGGCCAACACCCTCATCGTGGACCGCGCCGACCTGTACGGCCTCTCGCAGCTCTACCAACTGCGCGGGCGCGTGGGCCGGAGCGACCGCCGGGCCTACGCCTATCTCCTCATCCCCTCCGACGAGGCCCTTTCGGAGGTCGCCCGCAAACGCCTGTCGGCCATCCGCGAGTTCAGCGACCTGGGAACCGGATTCCGCGTCGCTGCGCTGGACCTGGAGATCCGCGGCGCCGGCAACCTGCTGGGGGGGGAGCAGCACGGGCATATCGAGACCGTGGGCTTCGACCTCTACTGCCAGCTGCTGGAGCGGGCGGTGGAGGAACTGCGCGGGGAAAAGCCGGAGGAGGAGATCGCCGCCACCATCAACCTCAACCTCGACATCCGCATCCCGGAAACCTACATCGCCGATTCGGGCCAGCGGCTGAGAATGTACAAGCGGGTCTCCTCGGCCGACGGCACGGAAGAACTCGACGGTCTCCGGCAGGAGATGCGCGACCGCTTCGGCCAGTACCCCGAGCCGGTGGAAAACCTGTTCCGCTACGCCAGGCTGCGGCAGGAGATCCTCGCCCTGCAGATCCCGTCGGTCGAAAAAAACCGGGACCAGGTCTTCTTCCGCTTCGCGGACCACTCCCGGGTCGACGCGCAGAAGCTGCTCGCGATCGTCATGAGCAACCGCCGGGCGACCTTCTCGCCCCAGGGCCTGCTGACGCTCGACGTGCCCCGGCTCCCCCCGGCGCAGGTTTTCGACCGGATTCACGAAATCCTGGAGGAGATCCGGCTGTAG
- a CDS encoding sigma 54-interacting transcriptional regulator encodes MRRQPSTETQRLATLLELNQALSGTLNLKHSLHRALEILESRHGMFRSAVTLERADGGLHIEASNGISAEGQRAQYRLGEGITGRVVESGKPIIVPQVSKEPMLLNRAAQRKGLREELTYFCVPIMVGRKTVGALGVDMRFKKDRDYDRTVKFLRVIAGIIGQAVRVEGLVQAETRKLVAENTQLREELRERYDFSNMVGSSGSMRQVYEQIVQVAGTSTSVLIRGESGTGKELIAHAIHYNSPRAKKPFIKVSCAALPDTLIESELFGYEKGAFTGAHARKPGRLEMAEGGTLFLDEIGDLNPTTQVKLLRVIQEREFERLGGTETIKIKARLITATNKDLEKAISEGTFREDLYYRLNVFSIFIPPLRERKPDVMALTDFFLEKYTKEHTKNIRRISTPAIDMLMSYHWPGNVRELENTIERAVLVCDGNVIHAHHLPPTLQTAEASETVVKVSLGDAVASYEKDLILDALKTTRGNCSRAARLMSTTERVLNYKVKKYAIDCGRFRK; translated from the coding sequence ATGCGCCGACAACCGTCCACCGAGACGCAGAGACTGGCCACCCTCCTGGAACTGAACCAGGCCCTTTCCGGCACCCTGAATCTCAAGCACTCGCTCCACCGGGCGCTGGAGATCCTGGAGAGCCGCCACGGGATGTTCCGCAGCGCGGTGACGCTCGAGAGGGCGGACGGCGGGCTGCACATCGAAGCCTCCAACGGGATCAGCGCCGAGGGGCAGCGGGCGCAATACCGCCTCGGTGAGGGAATCACCGGGCGCGTGGTCGAGAGCGGCAAACCCATCATCGTGCCGCAGGTGAGCAAGGAACCGATGCTGCTCAACCGCGCGGCCCAGCGGAAGGGGCTCCGGGAGGAATTGACCTACTTCTGCGTCCCGATCATGGTGGGACGGAAGACGGTGGGGGCTCTCGGGGTGGATATGCGCTTCAAGAAGGACCGCGACTACGACCGCACCGTCAAGTTCCTCCGCGTCATCGCGGGCATCATCGGACAGGCCGTGAGGGTGGAAGGGCTCGTGCAGGCCGAAACCCGGAAGCTCGTGGCGGAAAACACCCAGCTGCGGGAGGAACTGCGCGAGCGCTACGATTTCTCCAACATGGTGGGGAGCAGCGGCAGCATGCGCCAGGTCTACGAGCAGATCGTCCAGGTCGCGGGAACGAGCACCTCGGTGCTGATCCGGGGCGAATCGGGCACCGGGAAGGAGCTGATCGCCCACGCCATTCACTACAATTCGCCCCGGGCCAAGAAGCCCTTCATCAAGGTCAGCTGCGCCGCCCTGCCCGACACGCTGATCGAATCGGAGCTTTTCGGCTATGAAAAAGGCGCCTTCACCGGGGCCCACGCGCGCAAGCCGGGGCGCCTGGAGATGGCGGAGGGAGGCACCCTCTTTCTCGACGAGATCGGCGACCTGAACCCGACGACCCAGGTGAAGCTCCTGCGCGTCATCCAGGAACGGGAGTTCGAGCGGCTCGGCGGCACGGAAACCATCAAGATCAAGGCCCGGCTGATCACGGCGACCAACAAGGACCTCGAGAAGGCGATCTCCGAGGGGACTTTCCGCGAAGACCTCTACTACCGCCTGAACGTATTCAGCATCTTCATCCCCCCGCTGAGGGAGCGCAAGCCCGACGTCATGGCGCTCACCGATTTCTTCCTGGAGAAGTACACCAAGGAACACACCAAGAACATCCGGCGCATCTCCACCCCGGCCATCGACATGCTGATGAGCTACCATTGGCCCGGAAACGTCCGCGAACTGGAAAACACCATCGAACGGGCGGTGCTGGTCTGCGACGGCAACGTCATCCACGCGCATCACCTCCCCCCGACGCTCCAGACCGCCGAGGCCAGCGAAACCGTAGTCAAGGTGTCGCTCGGAGACGCCGTCGCCTCCTACGAGAAGGACCTCATCCTGGACGCCCTGAAGACGACACGGGGCAACTGCAGCCGCGCCGCCCGCTTGATGAGCACGACGGAGCGCGTCCTGAATTACAAGGTCAAAAAATACGCGATTGATTGCGGTCGGTTCCGCAAGTAA